A stretch of Penaeus vannamei isolate JL-2024 chromosome 18, ASM4276789v1, whole genome shotgun sequence DNA encodes these proteins:
- the LOC138864882 gene encoding cuticle protein AM1199-like, whose amino-acid sequence MFSMLYFMTISQILVCALVAVVAAAPDHYGPPQTGFYGFPSPVIPILKDEREGPDASGVYSFEFETGNGIKREEQGAPRGPSGAVAMQGGWSFTFPDGSPADVTFVADDAGFRVESDLLPTPHPLPAHAIAQIEKARREDAAAAALSGRYSAPRTSYGYPQ is encoded by the exons ATGTTCTCA ATGCTCTATTTTATGACAATTTCACAGATCTTAGTATGTGCTTTGGTGGCGGTGGTTGCCGCAGCCCCAGACCACTACGGACCGCCTCAGACCGGCTTCTATGGCTTTCCCAGTCCAGTCATTCCCATCCTGAAGGACGAGCGAGAGGGACCTGATGCGTCTGGAGTGTACAGCTTCGAGTTCGAGACCGGCAATGGCATCAAACGAGAGGAACAAGGTGCCCCTCGAGGACCATCTGGCGCAGTGGCCATGCAAGGAGGATGGTC CTTCACCTTCCCCGATGGCTCTCCCGCCGACGTGACCTTCGTCGCCGACGACGCTGGTTTCCGCGTGGAGTCCGACCTGCtgcccacgccccaccccctccccgcccacgccatcGCCCAGATCGAGAAGGCTCGTCGGGAGGACGCAGCTGCTGCCGCTCTGAGCGGGC
- the LOC138864881 gene encoding cuticle protein AM1199-like yields the protein MFSMLKRMTIPQILVCALVAVVAAAPDHYGPPQTGFYGFPSPVIPILKDEREGPDASGVYSFEFETGNGIKREEQGAPRGPSGAVAMQGGWSFTFPDGSPADVTFVADDAGYRVESDLLPTPHPLPAHAIAQIEKARREDAAAAALSGRYSAPRTSYGYPQ from the exons ATGTTCTCA ATGCTAAAGCGTATGACAATTccacagattttagtatgtgCTTTGGTGGCGGTGGTTGCCGCAGCCCCAGACCACTACGGACCACCTCAGACCGGCTTCTATGGCTTTCCCAGTCCAGTCATTCCCATCCTGAAGGACGAGCGAGAGGGACCTGATGCGTCTGGAGTGTACAGCTTCGAGTTCGAGACCGGCAATGGCATCAAGCGAGAGGAACAAGGTGCCCCTCGAGGACCATCTGGCGCAGTGGCCATGCAAGGAGGATGGTC CTTCACCTTCCCCGATGGCTCTCCCGCCGACGTGACCTTCGTCGCCGACGACGCTGGTTACCGCGTGGAGTCCGACCTGCtgcccacgccccaccccctccccgcccacgccatcGCCCAGATCGAGAAGGCTCGTCGGGAGGACGCAGCTGCTGCCGCTCTGAGCGGGCGTTACTCCGCCCCTCGGACTAGCTATGGATACCCTCAATAG